The Gemmatimonadota bacterium genome includes a region encoding these proteins:
- the hemE gene encoding uroporphyrinogen decarboxylase: MRDGSDRFLRACRRECVDATPVWFMRQAGRYMKAYWTYRDRYRFLDMVKTPEISTAITMQPVNAYDVDAAIIFQDLLPILESMGLDLDYVKGEGPVIHNPIRTVADIDALIVRPAEEAMPYVGDAIRMAVAELNGRVPLIGFAGAPFTLVCYAMEGGSSRNYEVAKGLMYGEPEQWHRLMDMMATAIGDYLISQVRAGAGALQVFDSWVGALSPADYREYVLPHSQKAIAIAKEEVDVPLIHFGTGTAGILELLKEAGGDVIGVDWRVDIDVAWRRLGDDVGVQGNLDPVVLFAPFEEITRQTRRILDSVRGKPGHIFNLGHGILQRTPVENVRRLVDFVHEYTAR, encoded by the coding sequence ATGCGTGATGGTTCAGATCGTTTTTTAAGAGCGTGTCGCCGCGAGTGTGTGGATGCGACGCCTGTCTGGTTTATGCGTCAGGCCGGGCGGTATATGAAGGCTTATTGGACGTATCGCGATCGCTATCGTTTTCTCGATATGGTGAAGACGCCCGAGATTTCTACGGCGATTACGATGCAACCGGTGAATGCCTATGATGTGGATGCTGCGATTATTTTTCAGGATTTGCTGCCGATTCTCGAGTCGATGGGGTTGGATCTGGATTATGTAAAGGGCGAGGGTCCGGTTATTCACAATCCGATTCGCACGGTGGCAGATATCGATGCGTTGATCGTGAGACCCGCCGAAGAGGCGATGCCTTATGTGGGTGATGCTATTCGGATGGCTGTCGCAGAACTCAATGGTCGCGTTCCGTTGATCGGTTTTGCAGGTGCGCCTTTTACGCTGGTTTGTTATGCGATGGAGGGCGGTTCGTCGCGCAATTACGAGGTTGCCAAGGGGTTGATGTATGGCGAGCCAGAACAATGGCATCGTTTGATGGATATGATGGCGACGGCGATTGGCGATTATCTCATCTCGCAGGTCCGGGCGGGTGCCGGGGCGTTGCAGGTGTTTGATAGCTGGGTCGGGGCGTTGAGTCCGGCAGATTATCGCGAGTACGTGTTACCGCATTCGCAAAAGGCGATTGCGATTGCGAAAGAAGAGGTGGATGTGCCGCTTATTCATTTTGGTACGGGTACGGCGGGTATTCTCGAGTTGTTGAAAGAGGCGGGGGGCGATGTTATTGGCGTTGATTGGCGGGTTGATATAGATGTGGCGTGGCGTCGTTTGGGCGATGATGTGGGTGTGCAGGGCAATCTGGATCCCGTTGTGTTGTTTGCGCCTTTTGAGGAGATAACGCGGCAGACGAGGCGCATATTGGATTCGGTGAGGGGAAAGCCGGGGCATATTTTTAATTTGGGTCATGGGATTTTACAGCGCACACCTGTGGAGAATGTGCGGAGATTGGTTGATTTTGTGCATGAATATACGGCGCGATGA
- the hemH gene encoding ferrochelatase, translating to MNIRRDEKTIGVLLMAYGSPDSLDDMAAYLSDIRGGRPMPPEFVAEFRSRYAQIGGRSPLNDRTFEQAGHVEAALKKRGRNVKAYAGMRHWKPRIVEAVAKMQGDGVEKAVGIVMAPHYSRMSIGLYQQKVEDALKEVGGAIEFVYVNSWCDQPRLIEAQAAKVRAGLEKFPEDARRKAKVVFSAHSLPARLLKMGDPYDDELKRNAQAIVDRLGPVDWMFSYQSAAHTGEPWLGPQIEDVIPALASGNYRDVLVAPIGFVCDHVEVLYDIDIGCQEIAQQCGIRLARTEMMNSDPVFIEAVADAVEEVI from the coding sequence ATGAATATACGGCGCGATGAGAAGACAATTGGTGTGCTTTTGATGGCGTATGGCAGCCCCGATTCGCTGGATGATATGGCGGCTTATTTGAGCGATATTCGGGGTGGGAGGCCGATGCCGCCAGAGTTTGTGGCGGAGTTTCGCAGCCGCTATGCGCAGATCGGTGGCAGGTCGCCGCTGAATGACCGCACGTTTGAGCAGGCAGGGCATGTTGAGGCGGCGTTGAAGAAGCGCGGGCGGAATGTGAAGGCATATGCGGGGATGCGTCATTGGAAGCCGCGGATTGTGGAGGCGGTGGCGAAGATGCAGGGGGATGGTGTTGAAAAGGCTGTGGGCATTGTGATGGCGCCGCATTATTCGCGGATGAGTATTGGGCTGTATCAGCAGAAGGTCGAGGATGCATTAAAAGAGGTGGGGGGTGCTATTGAGTTTGTCTATGTCAATTCGTGGTGCGATCAGCCCCGGTTGATTGAGGCGCAGGCGGCAAAGGTACGGGCGGGTTTGGAGAAGTTTCCGGAGGATGCGAGACGGAAGGCAAAGGTGGTTTTTTCGGCGCATAGCTTGCCGGCGCGGTTGTTGAAGATGGGCGATCCCTATGACGATGAATTAAAGCGCAATGCTCAGGCGATTGTGGATCGATTGGGTCCGGTGGATTGGATGTTTTCATATCAGAGTGCCGCACATACGGGCGAGCCCTGGTTGGGTCCGCAGATTGAAGATGTGATTCCGGCACTGGCTTCTGGCAATTATCGCGATGTTCTGGTTGCGCCTATTGGTTTTGTGTGCGATCACGTCGAGGTGCTTTACGATATTGATATCGGTTGCCAGGAGATTGCACAACAATGCGGGATTCGCCTGGCGCGTACAGAGATGATGAATAGCGATCCCGTGTTTATCGAGGCGGTTGCCGATGCTGTGGAAGAGGTGA